One Ignavibacterium sp. DNA segment encodes these proteins:
- a CDS encoding response regulator translates to MNKTADILIIDDEQVIIDAVLKICALEDYSVDFAIGTKTGLDKISKNFYPVIISDIMMPDGDGFQILDAVNKSKKDSVVIMTTGFSTVENAVNSLYKGALSFIPKPFTVDELLSVLFRAKNYIKIIREEKSFSPQQRDKELIYVTCPAKYLRLGNSTWINQEREGSVFIGICDIYMKAIESVNNIEMLQPEDELIQGTGCASLTSNDERIHKILAPLSGRIIEVNNSVINNPSLLEKDPYFEGWLYRIIPANLDYEIRYLIPCSSDRL, encoded by the coding sequence ATGAATAAAACAGCTGATATATTAATTATAGATGATGAACAGGTTATAATAGATGCTGTATTAAAGATTTGTGCGCTTGAAGATTATTCAGTTGATTTTGCTATTGGTACAAAAACCGGATTGGATAAAATTTCTAAAAACTTTTATCCGGTTATTATTTCTGATATAATGATGCCTGATGGCGATGGATTTCAGATACTTGATGCTGTAAATAAATCTAAAAAAGATTCTGTTGTTATAATGACAACAGGATTTTCTACAGTTGAAAATGCAGTCAATTCACTTTATAAAGGTGCATTGAGTTTTATCCCAAAACCATTTACAGTTGATGAACTGTTAAGTGTTTTGTTCAGGGCAAAGAATTATATAAAAATAATAAGAGAAGAAAAATCTTTTTCGCCGCAGCAAAGGGATAAAGAATTAATTTATGTTACTTGTCCCGCAAAATATCTTCGTCTCGGAAATTCAACCTGGATAAATCAGGAAAGAGAAGGAAGTGTTTTTATTGGTATATGCGATATCTATATGAAAGCAATTGAATCAGTAAATAATATTGAGATGTTGCAGCCAGAGGATGAATTAATACAGGGAACTGGCTGTGCATCCTTGACAAGTAATGATGAAAGGATCCACAAAATTCTTGCACCTTTATCAGGAAGAATTATTGAAGTAAATAATAGTGTTATCAATAATCCATCCTTGCTGGAAAAAGACCCTTACTTCGAAGGCTGGTTATACAGGATAATACCAGCTAATTTGGATTATGAAATTAGATATTTAATACCTTGTAGTTCAGACAGGTTGTAA
- a CDS encoding response regulator: MPLFILAIVIFIIADILIRMVSKRMTEQKQKKEREQVLQESLKLDFSSEATTLKRAQVDNPKARILCVDDEEVILGSFRKILVLDGYSVDTVENGQEALGLIQKHHYDFVFTDLKMPMMDGVEVCKSVKHLRPDIDVIIITGYASIETAVETMKYGALDYVEKPFTEDELIEFVRKSLIKRQDKIQKQLKPKVHITHLPASDDFIQGEFSIPGGVFIAKNHTWVSMNQEGIAKVGIDDFALKLIGKISSLELPNLGMTIKAGQPLFTIKQGNRTVTFNSPVSGKVAQVNTLLQDNLDSLDITPYERNWVCALDAENLDSEIKEMTIGKSAVSFFQDDIEKFKVMFMDLLKSEKKSDEYLEDGLFIGQLADLTDVNWNKIIAEFFVR; encoded by the coding sequence ATGCCACTTTTCATATTAGCTATTGTCATTTTTATAATTGCTGATATTTTAATCCGGATGGTAAGCAAAAGAATGACAGAGCAAAAACAGAAAAAAGAACGTGAACAGGTTCTTCAGGAAAGTTTAAAGCTTGATTTTTCAAGTGAGGCTACAACATTAAAGCGGGCACAAGTTGATAATCCAAAAGCAAGAATACTATGTGTGGATGATGAAGAAGTAATACTTGGAAGCTTCAGAAAAATACTTGTGCTTGATGGTTATTCTGTTGATACTGTAGAAAACGGTCAGGAAGCACTTGGTTTAATTCAAAAGCATCATTATGATTTTGTGTTTACTGATCTTAAAATGCCGATGATGGATGGTGTTGAAGTTTGTAAATCAGTAAAACATCTTCGCCCCGATATTGATGTAATAATTATTACCGGCTATGCATCAATCGAAACAGCGGTTGAAACTATGAAATATGGTGCTTTAGATTATGTGGAAAAACCATTTACAGAAGATGAGCTGATTGAGTTTGTTAGAAAATCATTAATAAAGAGACAGGATAAAATTCAAAAGCAGTTAAAACCCAAAGTGCATATTACTCATTTACCTGCTTCAGATGATTTTATACAAGGTGAGTTTTCAATTCCAGGTGGTGTTTTTATTGCAAAAAATCATACCTGGGTTAGTATGAATCAGGAAGGAATTGCAAAAGTGGGTATTGATGATTTTGCATTAAAATTAATCGGAAAAATTAGCTCATTAGAATTACCAAATTTGGGTATGACCATAAAAGCCGGTCAACCGTTGTTTACGATTAAACAAGGAAACCGTACTGTAACATTTAATTCACCGGTTAGCGGAAAGGTTGCTCAGGTAAATACTCTGCTGCAGGATAATCTTGATTCGCTGGATATTACTCCTTATGAACGTAATTGGGTATGTGCTCTTGATGCGGAAAATCTTGATAGTGAGATAAAAGAAATGACCATTGGAAAATCAGCCGTGTCTTTCTTTCAGGATGATATTGAAAAGTTTAAAGTAATGTTTATGGATTTATTAAAATCTGAAAAAAAATCGGATGAGTATCTTGAAGATGGATTGTTTATCGGACAGTTAGCCGACCTTACTGATGTAAACTGGAATAAAATTATTGCTGAGTTTTTTGTAAGATAA
- a CDS encoding copper chaperone PCu(A)C, translating to MKILIALLIIFSYPSDKIKITDPWMRISAKGQTTGLYFKIENNSDKADTLFKVEFEPAGKVEIHETYDAGNDMMGMREVGFIVIPSKSIFELKPGAHHVMLMKLKTDIPKNYQGKVTLHFKQAGKIEIKAEAKEMIKRKMMNTN from the coding sequence ATGAAAATATTAATTGCACTTCTGATAATCTTTTCTTATCCATCTGATAAAATAAAAATTACAGATCCCTGGATGAGAATAAGTGCAAAGGGACAAACAACCGGATTATATTTTAAAATTGAAAATAATTCTGATAAAGCTGATACACTTTTTAAAGTTGAGTTTGAACCGGCAGGCAAAGTGGAAATTCATGAAACTTATGATGCAGGCAATGATATGATGGGAATGCGTGAAGTCGGCTTTATCGTGATTCCATCAAAATCAATTTTTGAACTTAAACCCGGTGCTCATCATGTAATGCTGATGAAATTAAAAACAGATATACCAAAAAATTACCAGGGAAAAGTTACTTTACATTTTAAGCAAGCTGGAAAAATTGAGATCAAAGCTGAAGCAAAAGAAATGATAAAAAGAAAAATGATGAATACTAATTAA
- a CDS encoding SCO family protein, which yields MKNQSKIFWIIILLSFITICSGCDKRFPLEQDIFRTQNTFFNQDSIQVEFPEIIKDKITLFTMIYTHCPDICPMTTHNMSLVEQRLPDNVKDRVRFVVISFDPKRDTPSIFKKYAEIRDLSFSTWSFLSGDEKNTNEVMLKFDIVAIPADSTYDDDGTLSYNVIHTDRISLIDQNGKLRANYKGSTADLNMLIEDIKYLAD from the coding sequence ATGAAAAATCAATCAAAAATATTCTGGATTATTATTCTGTTATCTTTTATAACTATCTGTTCAGGTTGTGATAAAAGATTTCCTTTGGAGCAGGATATTTTCAGAACTCAAAATACTTTTTTCAATCAGGATAGTATTCAGGTTGAGTTTCCCGAAATTATAAAAGATAAAATCACATTGTTTACAATGATCTATACACATTGTCCTGATATTTGCCCGATGACAACTCATAATATGAGTTTGGTTGAACAGCGATTGCCTGATAATGTGAAAGACAGAGTAAGGTTTGTCGTAATTTCTTTTGATCCGAAGAGAGATACTCCATCTATTTTTAAAAAATATGCAGAGATAAGGGATTTATCATTTAGTACCTGGTCTTTTCTTTCTGGTGATGAAAAGAATACAAATGAAGTTATGTTAAAGTTTGATATAGTAGCTATACCGGCTGATTCAACTTACGATGATGATGGAACACTTAGTTACAATGTAATTCATACGGATAGAATTTCCTTGATTGACCAGAATGGAAAATTGCGCGCCAATTATAAGGGCAGTACTGCAGATTTAAATATGCTTATTGAAGATATTAAATACTTGGCTGATTGA